AAATGGTTCATGATATATTTTTTGTACATGAAATGGATAAATCATTTTTCCAAGCGCATACGCAAGTGGAAATAAAACTACTGGGAGAAACGATATTTTTCCAATAATATTGCCAATAACCGCAGCAGGAAAAGATCCCTTTACTAACCTGACGATTGGATAAAATATTACATATACGAGCGATGCCGTATATATAACCAACATTTCTAAACCAAAACCAATTGCAAAACCTAACGATACTTTCTTTGCTCCTTCTGGTGATCGAAGTAACTTATAATATTGAAACTTTAACATTCTCCACATCCGCTGAAAAAACGAATATGTTTTCTTAGTTGTTTTCACTCTCATCATCTCTTTAACTATATTTTTATACCTAGTATGCCCTTACACACTCCGAAAAACAAATTTCATTTTCTCTTTTATTATAGATGATATCGAAATGGTTAACTAAATATACATATGACATTTCAATATAAAAAAATACACCCCAGTTGTTATTCGTATCTAGCAACTGGGGTGTACATCCTTTAGGAAAGCTCTTCTACATTTTTAAATAAACTTACTAATAATGCTTTTTGCGCATGCAATCGATTACCAGCTTGCTCAAAAACGATAGACTGTGGTCCATCTATAATCTCGCCTGTTACTTCCTCTTCACGATGGGCAGGTAAACAGTGTAAGAAATGATATGTTTGTTTCGCATGCTTAACAAGTTCTTTATTAATTTGATATGGTTGGAATAAAGTATATTTCTCTTCTTCTCCCTCTTGCCCCATGCTCATCCAAACGTCAGTATAAATGAAATCTGCTTCATTCACCGCTAATTCAGGGTTATGCAAAATCTCAATTTCAGCTCCTGTTTCCTTGGCAATCGCTAACGCTTTTTTTACAATCTCTTCATTCGGTTTATACCCT
This genomic window from Bacillus anthracis str. Vollum contains:
- a CDS encoding DUF2062 domain-containing protein, coding for MMRVKTTKKTYSFFQRMWRMLKFQYYKLLRSPEGAKKVSLGFAIGFGLEMLVIYTASLVYVIFYPIVRLVKGSFPAAVIGNIIGKISFLPVVLFPLAYALGKMIYPFHVQKIYHEPFTISDLFSSHIFTILKSLLQSEVYVLIGMTIFGVVFGVVSYFVVHYLYEKNRKLRLKNRKKRVREPLVQI